A single genomic interval of Anopheles marshallii chromosome 2, idAnoMarsDA_429_01, whole genome shotgun sequence harbors:
- the LOC128707458 gene encoding uncharacterized protein LOC128707458, whose translation MSARYTTISGLLGFGEHSGSSAASQLEIEVLPDPDDNPTAPARRTRKRDSLRKISVRHLVSKIETRAVESLERNFGGRFSGRLRKEKRLDESALTASTSGTGVQSEAEKPTSSSPRSWYMVHLTPEKRSNLSDGTGAALSLSSSVATDGDNDNNDDVQQGVIGCDKITADSAEFSQRLPNDEMADKKRVIKTVPGTPSIDREDSGRWSICSDFEKDSLPDVADVCDTWNEFIYLRLSEDNVKHLNSYSPDFETTPFDEFYQPAEASNTIIALQFTPDELHRILYGGDRPDDSDDEDDIQSHSSHASSSSDFVFVDARLQEYAETRATPSVDSLDEGVAFRDSPVESPEPHLHPSDIDIKISFLIEELLDTERNYINTLEKGIATYIDGVFSDRTPPELSGKKYHLFGNLQYIYRFHRNVFLPKLLTAGNDVEHIADTFVHFLDNESFYGYVLYSMYHPKSQRLCEQHIEFFRDHQQLHGDKLGVKSLILQPIQRLPRYQLLLTSLFKQLVKKPGAISRNTQLHKVCVAEKRLQTLIGIMNESVTINDILQCEKAEDDEVELGFGVPKPAVVLKNQNHDNQVLFLYPKDNENVDHNKPINILHQGKFRSAFPVFIHDLRLKRQYQGHLFVFERCVIYAEQLELKSLMYRGHYTHQEIEFDFSNRQILKLSSRRHDRLEIEVKINIQSPGKTHLPDIMMAIKTIIDRRDQRESFAIDHSTTDALSNVRDTFTCRNSSFRSSISSTTSDSSFFSVFSGPTHGDIPEEEDATAAPQRTGSVLSECGSIEAMLHFQQHFERTLDECTNVYIRTLPDDVAGQLEQMVDILDEMLTLQRAINERLFEQEYERLSFDSDLQYFCSVFQDCLRRSEFDVFLRYVEQTKMVESMLMSFEQYSNSQPKGGAAGSGTPLSIDAFLYLPIKYINRCHQFLSVVWHQKEEEDRTANAGLKQAELQYVHDQMALIQRRVNENYQIRQLIMDVQFLNEIGLVKHSEIVKLEGSYALFRLLLTKTGLLCMKINAEQHKVETYSSVTFYCPYTKLSARTSKRKGSVWYVYLDSRKTTLIFPSRHLRYLTVEQYNTLSTQMKQKEREKRRSFFYVT comes from the exons ATGAGTGCACGGTACACCACAATTAGCGGGCTGCTAGGATTCGGCGAACACAGTGGCAGCAGCGCAGCATCCCAGTTGGAAATCGAAGTACTGCCGGACCCGGACGACAATCCGACAGCACCTGCAAGAAGAACGCGTAAAAGAG ATAGCCTTCGAAAGATCAGTGTACGCCATCTGGTGAGCAAAATAGAAACCCGTGCCGTCGAATCGTTGGAGCGCAATTTCGGTGGACGGTTTTCAGGCCGACTTCGGAAAGAGAAGCGACTGGATGAATCTGCTCTTACCGCGTCCACGTCGGGCACCGGCGTGCAATCGGAGGCAGAAAAGCCCACCAGTTCATCGCCACGGTCCTGGTATATGGTGCACCTGACGCCGGAAAAACGATCCAACCTTTCGGACGGTACGGGCGCTGCTCTCTCGCTCAGCTCCAGTGTGGCTACAGACGGggacaacgacaacaacgacgacgTCCAGCAGGGCGTTATCGGGTGCGATAAGATAACCGCAGATAGCGCTGAATTTAGCCAACG aTTGCCGAATGACGAGATGGCAGACAAGAAGCGCGTCATCAAAACCGTGCCCGGCACACCCAGCATTGATCGGGAAGATTCCGGTCGGTGGAGCATTTGTTC TGACTTTGAAAAAGATTCTCTGCCGGACGTGGCGGACGTGTGTGACACCTGGAATGAGTTCATCTATCTGCGACTGTCCGAAGACAACGTCAAGCATTTAAACTCCTACAGCCC TGACTTTGAAACAACACCATTCGATGAGTTCTACCAACCAGCAGAAGCGTCCAACACGATCATCGCTTTACAGTTCACACCGGACGAGCTACATCGCATACTCTACGGAGGAGATCGACCAGACGACAGCGACGATGAGGACGACATCCAGTCCCATTCCTCGCACGCCTCGTCCAGTTCCGACTTTGTGTTTGTGGATGCACGGCTGCAGGAGTACGCCGAAACGCGCGCTACCCCATCGGTGGATTCCCTCGACGAAGGGGTCGCTTTCCGAGACAGTCCGGTGGAATCGCCGGAACCGCATCTGCACCCAAGTGATATTGACAT TAAAATCTCGTTCCTCATCGAGGAACTGCTCGACACGGAGCGAAACTACATCAACACGCTCGAGAAAGGTATCGCCACCTACATTGACGGCGTGTTCAGCGATCGCACGCCACCCGAGCTGAGCGGCAAGAAGTATCACCTGTTCGGGAACCTGCAGTACATCTACCGGTTTCATCGGAACGTTTTCCTACCGAAGCTACTGACCGCGGGCAACGATGTGGAGCACATCGCCGACACGTTCGTGCACTTTCTCGACAATGAAAGCTTCTACGGCTACGTACTGTACTCGATGTATCATCCCAAGTCGCAGCGGCTGTGCGAACAGCACATCGAGTTTTTCCGCGACCATCAGCAGCTGCACGGCGATAAGCTGGGCGTGAAGAGTTTGATACTGCAGCCGATTCAGCGGTTGCCCCGGTATCAACTGCTGCTGACCAGCTTGTTCAAGCAGTTGGTGAAGAAACCGGGCGCAATCAGTAGGAACACCCAGCTGCACAAGGTTTGCGTGGCGGAGAAGCGGCTCCAGACGCTGATAGGCATTATGAACGAGTCGGTTACGATCAACGATATTCTACAGTGTGAAAAG GCAGAAGACGATGAAGTCGAACTTGGGTTCGGAGTACCCAAACCGGCCGTCGTGCTCAAGAATCAGAACCACGATAATCAGGTGCTGTTCCTGTATCCTAAAGACAACGAAAATGTCGACCACAACAAACCG ATCAACATTCTTCACCAGGGCAAATTCCGCAGTGCGTTTCCCGTGTTCATTCACGATCTGCGACTGAAGCGACAGTATCAGGGCCACCTGTTCGTTTTCGAACGTTGTGTGATCTATGCCGAACAGCTCGAGCTCAAGTCGCTCATGTACCGGGGTCACTACACGCATCAGGAGATTGAGTTTGACTTTAGCAACCGACAGATCTTGAAGCTCTCCTCGCGGCGGCACGACCGGTTGGAGATCGAGGTGAAGATTAACATACAGAGCCCGGGCAAAACGCACCTGCCGGACATCATGATGGCGATCAAGACGATCATCGATCGAAGAGATCAGCGCGAAAGCTTTGCGATCGATCATAGTACCACCGATGCGCTGTCGAACGTGCGGGACACATTTACCTGTCGGAATTCCAGCTTCCGCAGTAGCATCTCCAGCACGACCAGCGATTCCAGCTTCTTCAGCGTGTTCAGCGGCCCTACGCATGGGGATATTCCCGAGGAAGAGGACGCCACCGCTGCGCCTCAACGAACCGGCAGTGTCCTCTCGGAATGTGGCTCGATCGAAGCGATGCTCCACTTTCAACAGCACTTTGAGCGTACGCTCGACGAGTGTACGAATGTGTACATCCGCACGCTACCGGACGATGTCGCCGGTCAGCTGGAGCAGATGGTGGACATACTGGACGAGATGTTGACCCTGCAGCGTGCCATCAACGAGCGGCTGTTCGAGCAGGAGTACGAACGGCTCAGCTTCGACAGTGATCTACAATACTTTTGCAGCGTGTTTCAGGACTGTTTACGGCGCAGTGAGTTCGACGTGTTTCTCCGGTACGTTGAGCAAACGAAGATGGTCGAATCGATGCTGATGAGCTTCGAGCAGTACTCGAACAGTCAGCCGAAGGGAGGTGCCGCCGGTTCGGGGACACCTCTCTCGATCGATGCCTTTCTCTACCTGCCGATCAAGTACATCAATCGGTGTCACCAGTTTTTGAGTGTTGTCTGGCACCAAAAGGAGGAGGAGGACCGAACAGCCAACGCCGGGCTCAAGCAGGCTGAGCTGCAGTATGTACACGATCAGATGGCGCTTATCCAGCGCCGGGTGAACGAGAACTATCAAATCCGTCAGCTGATCATGGATGTGCAGTTTCTCAACGAGATCGGGCTGGTAAAACACTCCGAGATCGTGAAGTTGGAAGGATCGTACGCcctgtttcgtttgctgctcACGAAAACAGGCCTGCTGTGCATGAAGATCAACGCCGAACAG CACAAAGTCGAAACGTACAGCAGTGTCACGTTCTACTGTCCGTACACGAAGCTATCGGCGCGGACGAGCAAGCGGAAGGGTAGCGTTTGGTACGTCTATTTGGACAGTCGGAAAACGACACTGATCTTTCCTTCGCGGCACCTGCGTTACCTCACGGTCGAACAGTACAACACCCTGTCCACTCAGATGAAGCAGAAGGAGCGCGAAAAGCGGCGTTCATTCTTCTACGTGACCTGA